Proteins found in one Arachis stenosperma cultivar V10309 chromosome 8, arast.V10309.gnm1.PFL2, whole genome shotgun sequence genomic segment:
- the LOC130944696 gene encoding disease resistance protein RPV1-like, protein MASSPSITYDVFLSFRGTDTRRGILSHLVKAFNQKQIETYVDYMLREGTEISHSLLTAIEQSQISLIIFSQDYASSRWCLDELVTIMKCRKQNGQIAIPVFYEVDPSWVRHQKGSYQDAFANHEKTSSQDKVQIWRQALNQAANLSGLHSSNFGNDAEFIEEIVKRVLQRLNQAYQCDPKEFVGIHEPIAELESVLCRESKAVLVVGLWGMGGIGKTTLASNIFNRLQYEFQGVCFLENVRERVQRYGMTHLKKELLSKLLEEKDVVPFIMPDGITNFAKRRLSRKAILLVLDDVNDPDQLEDLCGRGFEWFGPTTRIIVTTRDKHVLLVKQVDHIHEVKPLNDDESLKLFNLNAFKQNYDIERDQDHAELAMKLVTYANGIPLALKVLGSSLYGRSKEEWESQLSKLEKIPHVKIQNILRVSYNDLDRHDQNIFLYIACFFETDNAEQIKCLLDSCGYSTAIGLRNLHDKALISIAPKSMAMHDLIRDMGREVVREESPSNPGNRSRLWDPVDIYEVLKYNRGTETVESITFDMKNIDMYLSLHPRAFARMYKLKFLRISCSWTRHGECLLRVPQGIESLSDELRLLEWNACPLKSLPSSFCAENLVKLMMMDSGLEKL, encoded by the exons ATGGCTTCTTCTCCTTCCATTACTTATGATGTGTTCTTGAGTTTCAGAGGCACAGACACTCGGCGCGGTATTCTTAGCCATTTGGTTAAGGCTTTCAATCAAAAGCAAATTGAAACATATGTAGATTACATGCTGAGGGAAGGAACTGAAATATCACACTCACTCCTTACAGCCATTGAACAATCTCAAATCTCTTTGATCATATTCTCCCAAGACTATGCTTCTTCCAGATGGTGCTTGGATGAACTTGTGACAATAATGAAATGCAGAAAACAAAATGGTCAAATCGCAATACCTGTTTTCTATGAAGTGGATCCATCTTGGGTACGCCATCAAAAGGGAAGTTATCAGGATGCATTTGCTAATCACGAGAAAACTTCATCACAGGACAAGGTTCAAATCTGGAGACAAGCTCTAAACCAAGCTGCCAATTTGTCAGGATTACATTCATCAAATTTTGG GAATGATGCTGAATTCATTGAAGAAATTGTGAAACGTGTGTTGCAAAGGTTGAACCAAGCATACCAATGTGATCCAAAAGAATTTGTTGGAATTCATGAACCAATTGCAGAGCTAGAATCAGTATTGTGCAGGGAATCGAAAGCTGTTCTTGTTGTCGGACTTTGGGGCATGGGCGGTATTGGTAAGACAACCCTAGCTAGTAATATTTTCAACAGATTGCAATATGAATTTCAAGGTGTATGCTTTTTGGAGAATGTAAGGGAGAGAGTTCAGAGATATGGCATGACTCATTTGAAGAAAGAGCTTCTTTCTAAACTACTAGAGGAAAAAGATGTAGTCCCTTTCATCATGCCTGATGGAATAACCAATTTTGCCAAAAGAAGACTTAGTCGAAAGGCAATTCTTCTTGTTCTTGATGATGTCAATGATCCAGACCAATTGGAAGATTTATGTGGAAGAGGGTTTGAATGGTTTGGACCAACTACTAGAATTATAGTAACAACTAGGGATAAGCATGTATTACTTGTTAAACAAGTTGATCACATACATGAGGTTAAGCCATTGAATGACGATGAATCTCTCAAGCTTTTTAATTTGAATGCCTTCAAACAAAACTATGACATTGAAAGAGACCAAGATCATGCTGAGCTGGCCATGAAGCTGGTTACTTATGCTAATGGCATTCCATTGGCTTTGAAAGTTTTGGGCTCCTCTCtttatggaagaagcaaagAAGAGTGGGAAAGTCAACTGTCTAAACTTGAGAAAATTCCTCATGTCAAAATTCAGAATATATTGAGAGTGAGTTACAATGACTTGGATCGTCAtgatcaaaatatttttttatacattgCATGTTTCTTTGAAACAGATAATGCAGAACAGATAAAATGTCTACTTGATTCTTGTGGATATTCAACAGCCATTGGGTTGAGAAATCTTCATGATAAAGCTCTTATTTCCATTGCACCAAAAAGTATGGCAATGCATGATTTGATTCGTGACATGGGCCGCGAAGTAGTTCGCGAAGAATCTCCGAGTAATCCTGGAAATCGTAGTAGATTATGGGATCCCGTTGACATCTATGAAGTATTGAAATATAACAGG GGAACTGAAACTGTTGAAAGCATAACATTCGACATGAAAAACATTGACATGTATTTGAGTTTGCATCCCCGGGCATTTGCAAGAATGTACAAGTTGAAGTTTTTGAGAATCAGTTGTTCTTGGACGAGGCATGGGGAATGTCTGTTGCGTGTTCCTCAAGGTATTGAATCTCTTTCAGACGAGTTGAGACTTTTGGAATGGAATGCGTGCCCTTTGAAATCTTTGCCATCATCTTTTTGTGCTGAAAACCTTGTTAAACTTATGATGATGGATAGCGGGTTAGAAAAGCTTTGA